One genomic segment of Streptomyces sp. NBC_00239 includes these proteins:
- a CDS encoding ABC transporter permease: protein MNSWYHSWVAAIRIARRDAVRAKGRSLLVLSMIALPILGVSAADLTLRSAELSTGQKLDRVLGAADARISDPGLGGPVYQQPDGESYAPVGGYADQWTPPTDSRTDVEAAFPPGAKFLKDTEGSAKVRTRHGLLEVSVRELDTANPLAAGLTALDRGRFPAKAGEVAATTAFLDASGLFVGSTVVARGMDRPYVITGAYELPNELKAKALIAPPGTFLAPLDKAVKAAGLGSVGLNSSYLVAVGGEGFTWNMVKAANAKGVVVASRAVVLDPPADSEVPYYRQEQRYEQSIGSRTAEMAALATVVGLAMLEICLLAGPAFAVGARRSRRQLGLVGANGGDRKHIRAIVLSGGLVIGVAAAVVGTGLGIGLTLALQPVLEEQLGARWGHFDLRPLEILGIGGLAVLTGLLAAIVPAVTASRQTVLASLTGRRGVRRASRVLPVAGLIAIALGAAIALYGSTTDLGFTVVAAGSALAELGVVALTPVLVGLFGRVGRWLPLSPRLALRDAVRNRGRTAPAVAAVLAAVAGTVAVATYQESRDAQYRHEYTAQLPDLGGRVLAKDAGGYREIPAVRQAVSKELPVAVRADVERLYVGRPDCDRWGVSKGCGQVELVIPKDQECPLWNSKEGPDAFTPEERRNFSKDWRCTSVNHYTEQEIAVADEKLLAALRIDDPAAVRALKAGTPVAFDRRHVKNGKVGLLVIADQEKAEAARQADREPPGERKQFAVHAATSAEAYGLKLILPPATAKAAGLKTVPLGSYFTLERAPSTQERQRADGAFDRMGADPDLYVENGYESSGTLVLLALAIFAGLVTIGAAGIATGLAQADAEADLKTLAAVGAAPRVRRTLSGFQCGVVAAMGVVLGSAAGLLPAVGLRLTERREQLAWFRDLVAQGYGQDTSEPYIPVVVPWSTLALLLVAVPVGAAVLAALVTRSGGALARRAAA, encoded by the coding sequence GTGAACTCCTGGTACCACTCCTGGGTCGCCGCGATCCGGATCGCCCGGCGGGACGCCGTGCGCGCCAAGGGCCGCAGCCTCCTCGTCCTCTCGATGATCGCCCTGCCCATCCTGGGCGTCAGCGCCGCCGACCTGACCCTGCGCAGCGCCGAACTCTCCACCGGGCAGAAGCTGGACCGCGTGCTCGGCGCGGCCGACGCCCGGATCTCCGACCCCGGCCTCGGCGGGCCGGTGTACCAGCAGCCCGACGGGGAGAGCTACGCCCCGGTCGGCGGCTACGCGGACCAGTGGACGCCGCCCACGGACAGCCGTACCGACGTCGAGGCGGCCTTCCCGCCCGGTGCGAAGTTCCTGAAGGACACCGAAGGCAGCGCCAAGGTCCGCACCCGGCACGGCCTGCTGGAGGTCTCCGTACGGGAGCTCGACACCGCGAACCCGCTGGCCGCGGGGCTGACGGCGCTCGACCGCGGCCGCTTCCCGGCCAAGGCCGGCGAGGTCGCGGCGACCACGGCCTTCCTCGACGCCTCCGGCCTGTTCGTCGGCTCCACGGTCGTCGCACGCGGCATGGACCGGCCGTACGTGATCACCGGCGCGTACGAGCTGCCGAACGAGCTCAAGGCCAAGGCCCTCATCGCCCCGCCCGGCACCTTCCTCGCCCCGCTCGACAAGGCGGTCAAGGCGGCCGGACTGGGCAGCGTCGGCCTCAACAGCAGCTACCTCGTCGCGGTCGGCGGCGAAGGTTTCACGTGGAACATGGTCAAGGCGGCCAACGCCAAGGGCGTCGTCGTCGCCTCGCGCGCCGTGGTCCTGGACCCGCCCGCCGACTCCGAGGTGCCGTACTACCGGCAGGAGCAGCGCTACGAGCAGAGCATCGGCAGCCGTACCGCGGAGATGGCGGCGCTCGCCACCGTGGTCGGCCTCGCGATGCTGGAGATCTGCCTGCTGGCCGGCCCCGCCTTCGCGGTCGGCGCCCGGCGCTCGCGCCGCCAGCTGGGCCTGGTCGGCGCCAACGGCGGCGACCGCAAGCACATCCGGGCCATCGTCCTCTCGGGCGGCCTGGTCATCGGGGTCGCGGCCGCGGTCGTCGGCACCGGACTCGGCATCGGGCTGACGCTCGCCCTCCAGCCGGTCCTGGAAGAGCAGCTGGGCGCCCGCTGGGGCCACTTCGACCTGCGCCCGCTGGAAATCCTCGGCATCGGCGGCCTCGCCGTGCTGACCGGCCTGCTCGCCGCGATCGTGCCGGCCGTCACCGCCTCCCGGCAGACCGTGCTCGCCTCGCTCACCGGCCGCCGCGGGGTGCGCCGGGCCAGCCGGGTACTGCCGGTGGCCGGCCTGATCGCCATCGCCCTGGGCGCCGCGATCGCGCTCTACGGCAGCACCACCGACCTGGGCTTCACCGTGGTCGCGGCGGGCAGCGCGCTCGCCGAACTGGGCGTCGTGGCCCTGACCCCGGTGCTGGTCGGCCTGTTCGGCCGGGTGGGCCGCTGGCTCCCGCTGTCCCCGCGGCTCGCGCTGCGCGACGCCGTCCGCAACCGGGGCCGTACGGCTCCGGCCGTGGCCGCGGTGCTCGCCGCGGTCGCCGGCACCGTCGCGGTGGCGACGTACCAGGAGAGCCGGGACGCCCAGTACCGCCACGAGTACACCGCCCAGCTGCCCGACCTCGGCGGCCGGGTGCTGGCCAAGGACGCGGGCGGCTACCGGGAGATACCCGCCGTCCGCCAGGCGGTCAGCAAGGAACTCCCGGTCGCCGTACGGGCGGACGTGGAGCGGCTGTACGTCGGCCGGCCCGACTGCGACCGGTGGGGGGTCTCGAAGGGCTGCGGGCAGGTCGAGCTGGTCATCCCGAAGGACCAGGAATGCCCGCTGTGGAACAGCAAGGAGGGCCCGGACGCCTTCACTCCCGAGGAGCGCCGCAACTTCAGCAAGGACTGGCGCTGCACGTCCGTGAACCACTACACGGAGCAGGAGATCGCCGTCGCGGACGAGAAGCTGCTGGCCGCCCTGCGCATCGACGACCCGGCAGCCGTCCGGGCGCTGAAGGCGGGCACACCGGTCGCCTTCGACCGACGGCACGTCAAGAACGGCAAGGTCGGCCTGCTGGTCATCGCCGACCAGGAGAAGGCCGAGGCGGCCCGGCAGGCCGACCGCGAGCCGCCGGGCGAGCGCAAGCAGTTCGCCGTGCACGCGGCCACCTCCGCCGAGGCGTACGGCCTGAAGCTGATCCTGCCGCCGGCGACCGCGAAGGCCGCGGGCCTCAAGACGGTGCCCCTGGGCTCGTACTTCACGCTGGAGCGGGCTCCGTCGACGCAGGAGCGGCAGCGGGCCGACGGCGCGTTCGACCGGATGGGCGCCGACCCGGACCTGTACGTCGAGAACGGCTACGAAAGCTCCGGCACGCTCGTCCTGCTGGCCCTGGCGATCTTCGCCGGGCTGGTGACGATCGGCGCGGCCGGCATCGCCACGGGCCTGGCCCAGGCCGACGCCGAGGCCGACCTGAAGACCCTGGCCGCGGTGGGCGCCGCACCGCGCGTACGGCGCACGCTCAGCGGGTTCCAGTGCGGGGTGGTGGCCGCGATGGGCGTGGTCCTCGGCTCCGCGGCGGGCCTGCTGCCCGCGGTGGGGCTGCGGCTGACGGAACGGCGCGAGCAGCTGGCCTGGTTCCGCGACCTGGTGGCCCAGGGCTACGGCCAGGACACCAGCGAGCCGTACATCCCGGTGGTCGTGCCCTGGTCGACGCTGGCGCTGCTGCTCGTCGCGGTTCCGGTGGGCGCGGCCGTGCTCGCGGCCCTGGTGACGCGTTCCGGCGGGGCACTGGCCCGCCGGGCGGCCGCCTGA
- a CDS encoding bacterial proteasome activator family protein yields MEMPRSERSQDSPPQVLIVGQDGMQVGGADDESREVPVTEMVEQPAKVMRIGSMIKQLLEEVRAAPLDEASRVRLKDIHASSVKELEDGLAPELVEELERLSLPFTDEAIPSEAELRIAQAQLVGWLEGLFHGIQTALFAQQMAARAQLEQMRRALPPGTSHDDEDGQHGAIRSGPYL; encoded by the coding sequence ATGGAGATGCCGAGGAGTGAACGGTCGCAGGACAGCCCCCCGCAGGTTCTGATCGTGGGCCAGGACGGGATGCAGGTCGGCGGCGCCGATGACGAGTCGCGCGAGGTCCCCGTGACGGAGATGGTCGAACAGCCCGCAAAGGTCATGCGGATCGGCAGCATGATCAAGCAGCTTCTGGAAGAAGTCCGAGCGGCTCCTCTCGACGAGGCCAGCCGGGTCCGGCTCAAGGACATCCACGCCAGCTCCGTGAAGGAGCTGGAGGACGGGCTCGCTCCCGAGCTCGTCGAGGAACTGGAGCGGCTGTCGCTCCCGTTCACCGACGAGGCGATCCCCTCGGAGGCGGAACTGCGCATCGCCCAGGCGCAGTTGGTGGGCTGGCTGGAAGGCCTGTTCCACGGCATCCAGACCGCCCTGTTCGCGCAGCAGATGGCCGCGCGGGCCCAGCTGGAGCAGATGCGCCGCGCACTGCCGCCCGGTACGTCGCACGACGACGAGGACGGGCAGCACGGCGCCATCCGCTCCGGCCCGTACCTGTAA
- a CDS encoding NTP transferase domain-containing protein: protein MTFDAIVLAGGAARRLGGADKPGLSVGGRALLDRVLDACRGAAVTVVVGGRRATARPVTWALEQPPGGGPLAALHAGLRHVGADRVLVLSADLPFLGPETVRTLLDSLDSLDAPGGAGPSGREGVLLTDAEGRDQPLVAAYRAEPLRRELALIATEHGTLSGLPLRLLTAELDLGWTSAAAPLASFDCDTWDDLAAARSRIREHGHVLDEWMTAVKTELGIDLDVEIPALLDLARDAAHGVARPAAPLTTFLVGYAAGQGGLSLEEATRRAAALAGRWAAESGPGTG from the coding sequence ATGACCTTTGACGCGATCGTGCTGGCCGGCGGCGCGGCCCGGCGGCTCGGCGGGGCCGACAAACCCGGCCTGAGCGTCGGCGGCCGGGCCCTGCTGGACCGGGTGCTCGACGCCTGCCGCGGCGCCGCCGTGACCGTCGTGGTCGGCGGCCGCCGGGCCACCGCCCGCCCGGTGACCTGGGCCCTGGAGCAGCCGCCCGGCGGCGGCCCGCTGGCCGCCCTGCACGCCGGCCTGCGGCACGTCGGTGCCGACCGGGTGCTCGTCCTCTCCGCCGACCTGCCCTTCCTCGGCCCGGAGACCGTACGCACCCTCCTCGACTCCCTCGACTCCCTCGACGCGCCCGGCGGCGCCGGCCCGTCCGGCCGGGAGGGGGTGCTCCTCACCGATGCCGAGGGCCGCGACCAGCCGCTGGTCGCCGCCTACCGGGCGGAGCCGCTGCGCCGGGAACTGGCGCTGATCGCCACCGAGCACGGCACCCTGAGCGGCCTGCCGCTGCGGCTGCTGACCGCGGAGCTGGACCTCGGCTGGACCTCCGCCGCGGCACCCCTCGCCTCGTTCGACTGCGACACCTGGGACGATCTCGCGGCCGCCCGGTCCCGCATCAGGGAGCATGGGCACGTGCTGGACGAATGGATGACCGCAGTCAAGACCGAGCTGGGCATCGACCTCGACGTCGAGATCCCCGCGTTGCTCGACCTCGCCCGTGACGCCGCCCACGGCGTGGCCCGCCCCGCCGCCCCGCTGACGACCTTCCTGGTCGGATACGCGGCCGGCCAGGGCGGCCTGTCACTGGAAGAGGCCACCCGCCGCGCCGCCGCACTTGCCGGCCGCTGGGCGGCCGAGTCCGGGCCCGGCACCGGATGA
- a CDS encoding molybdopterin molybdotransferase MoeA, with product MTAQGREAGADGRTGQNASPAAGDAEDAVLEALALVSRGPRPPAAATPHRATPWPRARAIAARCAEAHPAKPRSVPLDRALGEVLAAPLTALTDLPSFDTSAMDGWAVAGPGPWRVRDGGVLAGGSRPAPLADGEAVRIATGARVPADTTAVIRSEHSRTDAKGQLYPEREVVTGQDIRPRGQECRSGDVLLPAGALITPGVLGLAAAAGYDALETLPRPRAEILVLGDELLTEGLPHDGLIRDALGPMVGPWLAALGAEVVATRRLGDDAEALYKAVTASTADLVVTTGGTAAGPVDHVHPVLRRVGAELLVDGVAVRPGHPMLLARLGPGRHLVGLPGNPLAAVSGLLTLAEPLLRVRAGLAPRDPYPAPVHDDVQGHPHDTRLIPVMLHADRCVPLHYNGPAMLRGIAAADAMAVVPPHGAHEGEELDVLDLPWAPGGCFT from the coding sequence ATGACCGCACAGGGCCGGGAGGCCGGGGCCGACGGCCGCACCGGACAGAACGCGTCCCCGGCCGCCGGCGACGCCGAGGACGCCGTGCTGGAGGCCCTGGCCCTGGTCAGCCGCGGCCCCCGCCCCCCGGCCGCCGCCACCCCGCACCGGGCCACGCCCTGGCCCCGGGCCCGCGCCATCGCCGCGCGGTGCGCCGAGGCGCACCCGGCGAAGCCCCGGTCGGTGCCGCTGGACCGGGCGCTGGGCGAAGTGCTCGCCGCCCCCCTGACCGCCCTGACCGACCTGCCCTCCTTCGACACCTCCGCCATGGACGGCTGGGCCGTCGCGGGACCGGGCCCCTGGAGGGTCCGGGACGGCGGGGTCCTCGCGGGCGGCAGCCGCCCCGCCCCGCTCGCCGACGGCGAGGCCGTCCGGATCGCGACCGGCGCCCGCGTCCCCGCCGACACCACCGCCGTGATCCGCAGCGAGCATTCCCGCACCGACGCCAAGGGGCAGCTCTACCCGGAGCGCGAGGTAGTCACCGGGCAGGACATCCGGCCGCGCGGCCAGGAGTGCCGGTCCGGTGACGTCCTGCTGCCCGCCGGGGCGCTGATCACCCCCGGCGTGCTCGGCCTGGCCGCCGCGGCCGGCTACGACGCCCTGGAGACCCTGCCGAGGCCGCGCGCCGAGATCCTCGTACTCGGGGACGAGCTGCTGACCGAAGGGCTGCCGCACGACGGCCTGATCCGCGACGCGCTCGGCCCGATGGTCGGCCCGTGGCTGGCCGCGCTCGGCGCCGAGGTCGTCGCCACCCGCCGGCTGGGCGACGACGCCGAGGCGCTCTACAAGGCCGTCACCGCCTCCACCGCCGACCTGGTCGTCACCACCGGTGGCACCGCCGCCGGGCCGGTGGACCACGTCCACCCCGTACTGCGCCGGGTCGGCGCCGAGCTGCTCGTGGACGGGGTGGCGGTACGCCCCGGCCATCCGATGCTGCTGGCCCGGCTGGGTCCGGGCCGCCATCTGGTCGGGCTGCCGGGCAATCCGCTGGCCGCCGTGTCCGGACTTCTCACGCTGGCCGAGCCGCTGCTGCGGGTCCGGGCGGGGCTCGCACCCCGGGACCCGTACCCGGCGCCGGTCCACGACGACGTCCAGGGGCATCCGCACGACACCCGGCTGATCCCCGTGATGCTGCACGCCGACCGCTGCGTACCGCTGCACTACAACGGGCCCGCGATGCTGCGCGGTATCGCCGCCGCCGACGCGATGGCCGTGGTGCCGCCGCACGGTGCGCACGAGGGAGAGGAGCTGGACGTGCTCGACCTGCCGTGGGCGCCGGGGGGATGTTTCACGTGA
- a CDS encoding potassium channel family protein: MFHVKLPGHDAMARQADESLVTRRVKLPRREVERPLRQVTKRLVMALMVLLTTVLIVWADRAGYHDNANDNVDLLDCVYYATVTLSTTGYGDIVPYSDSARLMNILLITPLRVLFLIILVGTTLEVLTERTREEWRLNRWRKQLRDHTVVVGFGTKGRSALQTLLATGLKKESVVVVDPSSKVIDMANAEGLTGVVGDATRSDVLIRAEVQKARQVIIATQRDDTAVLVTLTARQLNRGAKIVTAVREEENAPLLRQSGADAVITSASAAGRLLGLSVLSPSAGAVMEDLIQQGSGLDLIERPVTRAEAGRGVRETADLVVSVVRGHRLLPYDDPHASPLQLTDRVIAVVRAAPPATTLGPAE; this comes from the coding sequence ATGTTTCACGTGAAACTTCCCGGCCACGACGCGATGGCCCGCCAGGCCGACGAGAGCCTCGTCACCCGCCGGGTGAAACTGCCCCGACGCGAGGTCGAAAGGCCGCTGCGGCAGGTCACCAAACGGCTGGTGATGGCCCTGATGGTGCTGCTGACGACGGTCCTGATCGTCTGGGCCGACCGCGCCGGCTACCACGACAACGCCAACGACAACGTCGACCTCCTCGACTGCGTCTACTACGCCACGGTGACCCTGTCGACGACCGGATACGGCGACATCGTCCCGTACAGCGACAGCGCCCGTCTGATGAACATCCTGCTGATCACTCCGCTGCGGGTGCTGTTCCTGATCATCCTGGTCGGCACCACCCTTGAGGTCCTCACCGAGAGGACCCGGGAGGAGTGGCGGCTGAACCGCTGGAGGAAGCAGTTGCGTGACCACACCGTCGTCGTCGGCTTCGGCACGAAGGGCCGCTCGGCGCTCCAGACCCTGCTGGCCACCGGGCTGAAGAAGGAGTCCGTCGTCGTCGTCGACCCCAGCTCCAAGGTCATCGACATGGCCAACGCGGAGGGGCTCACCGGGGTGGTCGGCGACGCCACCCGCTCCGACGTCCTGATCCGGGCCGAGGTGCAGAAGGCCCGCCAGGTCATCATCGCCACCCAGCGCGACGACACGGCGGTGCTGGTCACGCTCACGGCCCGGCAGCTGAACCGCGGCGCGAAGATCGTCACCGCGGTGCGCGAGGAGGAGAACGCCCCGCTGCTGCGGCAGTCGGGCGCGGACGCCGTCATCACGAGCGCGAGTGCGGCCGGCCGGCTGCTGGGGCTGTCGGTGCTGAGCCCGAGCGCGGGCGCGGTGATGGAGGACCTGATCCAGCAGGGCAGCGGCCTCGACCTCATCGAACGCCCGGTGACCCGGGCGGAGGCCGGACGCGGGGTGCGGGAGACGGCGGACCTGGTGGTCAGCGTGGTGCGCGGCCACCGGCTGCTGCCGTACGACGACCCGCACGCGAGCCCGCTCCAGCTGACGGACCGGGTGATCGCGGTGGTCCGCGCCGCCCCGCCCGCCACCACCCTGGGCCCGGCCGAGTAG
- a CDS encoding NAD(P)H-quinone oxidoreductase, translating into MHAITIPQPGGPEALVWAEVPDPVPGDGEVLVEVAAGAVNRADLLQRQGFYDPPPGSSRYPGLECSGRITALGPGVTGWAVGDEVCALLVGGGYAEQVAVPAGQLLPVPAGVDLATAAALPEAACTVWSNVFMIAHLRPGETFLVHGGSSGIGTMAIQLAKAVGARVAVTAGGKEKLARCAELGADILIDYREQDFVAEIKEATGGAGADVILDIIGAKYLDRNVRALAVNGRLAVIGLQGGRTGELNLGALLAKRAAITATTLRSRPLEEKAAIVAAVREHVWPLVESGLVRPVVHAAFPFGEAAEAHRVLEASTHVGKLLLTR; encoded by the coding sequence ATGCATGCGATCACGATTCCCCAGCCCGGCGGGCCCGAGGCCCTGGTGTGGGCCGAGGTGCCCGACCCGGTGCCCGGCGACGGCGAGGTCCTCGTGGAGGTCGCGGCCGGCGCCGTGAACCGCGCCGACCTCCTCCAGCGGCAGGGCTTCTACGACCCGCCGCCCGGCAGCTCCCGCTACCCCGGGCTCGAATGCTCGGGCCGCATCACGGCCCTGGGACCGGGCGTCACCGGCTGGGCGGTCGGCGACGAGGTGTGCGCCCTGCTGGTCGGCGGCGGCTACGCCGAGCAGGTGGCCGTGCCCGCGGGCCAGCTGCTGCCGGTGCCGGCCGGGGTGGACCTGGCCACGGCGGCCGCGCTGCCGGAGGCGGCCTGCACGGTGTGGTCGAACGTGTTCATGATCGCGCACCTGCGTCCGGGCGAGACCTTCCTCGTGCACGGCGGATCGAGCGGCATCGGCACCATGGCGATCCAGCTGGCGAAGGCGGTCGGCGCCCGGGTGGCGGTGACGGCGGGCGGCAAGGAGAAGCTGGCGCGCTGCGCGGAGCTGGGCGCCGACATCCTGATCGACTACCGCGAGCAGGACTTCGTCGCCGAGATCAAGGAGGCGACGGGCGGTGCGGGCGCGGACGTGATCCTCGACATCATCGGCGCCAAGTACCTCGACCGGAACGTGCGGGCGCTCGCGGTCAACGGGCGGCTGGCCGTCATCGGCCTGCAGGGCGGCCGCACGGGCGAGCTGAACCTCGGGGCGCTGCTGGCCAAGCGGGCCGCGATCACCGCGACGACCCTGCGCTCGCGTCCTCTGGAGGAGAAGGCGGCCATCGTCGCCGCCGTACGGGAGCACGTCTGGCCGCTGGTCGAGAGCGGGCTGGTGCGGCCGGTGGTGCACGCGGCCTTCCCGTTCGGGGAGGCCGCCGAGGCCCACCGGGTGCTGGAGGCGAGCACGCACGTGGGGAAGCTGTTGCTGACGCGGTGA
- a CDS encoding dihydrolipoamide acetyltransferase family protein: MPQVLEFKLPDLGEGLTEAEIVRWLVEVGDVVAVDQPVVEVETAKAMVEVPCPYGGVVTARFGEEGTELPVGAPLITVAVGASSVPEEAAGTAAAESASAGSGNVLVGYGTDHSRPARRRRIHPAGVAPAAAPAAAAAVTAVAAPEPAAAPVRTPAGRTEPVAVISPLVRKLARDHGIDLRALAGSGPDGLIMRADVEAALKAPETVAPAAPAAAAAPAGRALTGERIPLKGLRGAVAEKLSRSRREIPDATCWVDADATELMAARAAMNAVGGPKISVLALLARICTAALAKYPELNSTVDTVAKEIVRLPGIHLGFAAQTERGLVVPVVREAHGMNPEELSAEFARLTELARTGKLAPADLTGGTFTLNNYGVFGVDGSTPIVNHPEAAMLGVGRIVPKPWVHQGELAVRQVVQLSLTFDHRVCDGGTAGGFLRHVADCVENPAVLLRSL, from the coding sequence ATGCCTCAGGTGCTGGAGTTCAAGCTGCCCGACCTCGGTGAGGGGCTCACCGAGGCGGAGATCGTGCGCTGGCTGGTCGAGGTCGGCGACGTGGTCGCCGTGGACCAGCCGGTGGTCGAGGTCGAGACGGCCAAGGCGATGGTCGAGGTGCCGTGCCCGTACGGCGGGGTGGTGACCGCCCGCTTCGGCGAGGAGGGCACCGAGCTGCCCGTCGGCGCGCCCCTGATCACCGTGGCCGTGGGCGCCTCCTCGGTGCCGGAGGAGGCGGCCGGTACGGCCGCCGCCGAGTCCGCGTCGGCGGGTTCGGGCAACGTGCTCGTCGGCTACGGCACGGACCACTCCCGGCCGGCCCGGCGCCGCCGGATCCACCCGGCGGGCGTCGCCCCGGCAGCCGCCCCGGCCGCAGCCGCCGCCGTCACGGCAGTGGCCGCCCCGGAGCCGGCCGCGGCTCCGGTCCGCACCCCCGCCGGGCGGACGGAGCCGGTCGCGGTGATCTCGCCGCTGGTGCGCAAGCTGGCCCGGGACCACGGGATCGACCTGCGGGCCCTGGCCGGCAGCGGGCCCGACGGCCTGATCATGCGGGCGGACGTCGAGGCGGCCCTGAAGGCCCCCGAGACGGTCGCCCCCGCCGCACCGGCCGCTGCCGCCGCGCCCGCGGGGCGCGCCCTCACCGGGGAGCGCATCCCGCTGAAGGGGCTGCGCGGCGCCGTCGCCGAGAAGCTCTCCCGCAGCCGCCGCGAGATCCCGGACGCCACCTGCTGGGTGGACGCCGACGCCACCGAGCTGATGGCCGCGCGGGCCGCGATGAACGCGGTGGGCGGGCCGAAGATCTCGGTGCTGGCGCTGCTGGCCCGGATCTGCACGGCCGCGCTGGCGAAGTACCCCGAGCTGAACTCCACTGTGGACACCGTGGCGAAGGAGATCGTCCGGCTGCCCGGCATCCACCTGGGCTTCGCCGCGCAGACCGAGCGGGGCCTGGTGGTTCCGGTGGTCCGCGAGGCGCACGGCATGAACCCGGAGGAGCTGTCGGCCGAGTTCGCACGGCTGACCGAGCTGGCCCGCACCGGCAAGCTCGCCCCCGCGGACCTGACCGGTGGCACCTTCACCCTCAACAACTACGGGGTGTTCGGGGTCGACGGCTCGACGCCGATCGTCAACCACCCGGAGGCGGCCATGCTCGGCGTCGGCCGGATCGTCCCCAAGCCGTGGGTGCACCAGGGCGAACTGGCGGTCCGCCAGGTCGTCCAGCTGTCACTGACGTTCGACCACCGCGTCTGCGACGGCGGCACCGCGGGCGGCTTCCTCCGGCACGTCGCGGACTGCGTCGAGAACCCGGCGGTGCTGCTGCGCTCGCTGTAG
- a CDS encoding alpha-ketoacid dehydrogenase subunit beta, whose amino-acid sequence MATATAAKPATMAQALNRALRDAMADDPSVHLMGEDVGALGGVFRITDGLTKEFGEDRCTDTPLAEAGILGTAVGMAMYGLRPVVEMQFDAFAYPAFEQLFSHVAKMRNRTRGAMPLPITIRVPYGGGIGGVEHHSDSSEAYYMATPGLHVVTPATVEDAYGLLRASIASDDPVIFLEPKRLYWSKADWNPAAPAPVAPIGRAAVRRTGASATLITYGPSLPVCLEAAEAAREEGWDLEVVDLRSLVPFDDDTVAASVRRTGRAVVVHESTGFGGPGGEIAARITERCFHHLEAPVLRVAGFDIPYPPPMLEKHHLPGVDRILDAVARLQWEN is encoded by the coding sequence ATGGCGACCGCGACCGCGGCCAAGCCCGCCACGATGGCGCAGGCCCTGAACCGGGCCCTGCGCGACGCGATGGCCGACGACCCGTCCGTGCACCTCATGGGCGAGGACGTGGGCGCACTCGGCGGCGTCTTCCGCATCACCGACGGCCTCACCAAGGAATTCGGCGAGGACCGCTGTACGGACACCCCGCTCGCGGAGGCCGGCATCCTCGGCACCGCCGTCGGCATGGCGATGTACGGGCTGCGGCCGGTCGTCGAGATGCAGTTCGACGCGTTCGCCTACCCGGCGTTCGAGCAGCTCTTCAGCCACGTCGCGAAGATGCGCAACCGGACCCGCGGCGCGATGCCGCTGCCGATCACCATCCGCGTGCCGTACGGCGGCGGGATCGGCGGCGTCGAGCACCACAGCGACTCCTCCGAGGCCTACTACATGGCCACCCCCGGCCTGCACGTGGTGACCCCGGCGACGGTCGAGGACGCGTACGGCCTGCTGCGCGCGTCGATCGCCTCCGACGACCCGGTGATCTTCCTGGAGCCGAAGCGGCTGTACTGGTCGAAGGCCGACTGGAACCCGGCGGCTCCGGCTCCGGTGGCCCCGATCGGCCGCGCCGCGGTGCGCCGCACCGGCGCCAGCGCCACCCTGATCACGTACGGGCCGTCGCTGCCGGTCTGCCTGGAGGCGGCCGAGGCCGCCCGCGAGGAGGGCTGGGACCTGGAGGTCGTCGACCTGCGCTCGCTGGTGCCCTTCGACGACGACACCGTCGCCGCGTCGGTCCGGCGGACCGGGCGCGCGGTGGTCGTCCACGAGTCGACCGGCTTCGGCGGGCCCGGCGGGGAGATCGCCGCCCGGATCACCGAGCGCTGCTTCCACCACCTGGAGGCGCCGGTGCTGCGGGTGGCGGGCTTCGACATCCCGTACCCGCCGCCGATGCTGGAGAAGCACCACCTGCCGGGCGTGGACCGGATCCTGGACGCCGTGGCACGCCTGCAGTGGGAGAACTGA